From a single Nocardioides panacis genomic region:
- the pta gene encoding phosphate acetyltransferase — MGRSVYVASFEGYTGKSTVALGLLEQLSRRVGRVGVFRPVVRADVAEHAGRDYVLDLLVSHDAVTLSYDECAGVTYDEVHRDPTAALDRIVERYHQVADRCDAVVVVGSDYTDVSAPTEFSFNARIAANLGAPVLLVLNGSGRSPADLRAMTSMAVGELKAQHGTLFAVVANRVDEAAVIEDAEAITVPGVLAYALPEEPILSAPSVADLMAACDGTLVSGDASLLAREATGFVVAAMTLPHVLDRLTEGAVVITPGDRPEIVLGVLTAHVSATFPQISGIVLNGGIPLAPQVVRLLEGIGATMPIVATDLGTHATTSALNAVRGRLTRGSARKIATAQALFDAYVDGDALLDRLEVARTDAVTPLMFEHQLIDRAVSDRRHVVLPEGEEERILRAADVLLRRGVADLTLLGDPRSISARAAGLGVDLDGARLVSPHDEELVERFAKEYHARRRHKGVDLDEARAIVTDVSYFGTLMVELGLADGMVSGAVHTTAHTIRPAFEVVKTLPGVSVVSSVFFMCLENQVLVYGDCAVNPDPTAEQLADIAISSAATAASFGVEPRVAMLSYSTGSSGSGTDVEKVSAATALVRQRAPGLLVEGPIQYDAAIDAAVALTKLPDSPVAGRATVFVFPDLNTGNNTYKAVQRSAGAVAVGPVLQGLRKPVNDLSRGATVRDIVNTVAITAIQAQLAARG; from the coding sequence ATGGGCCGCAGCGTGTACGTCGCCTCGTTCGAGGGTTACACCGGCAAGTCGACCGTCGCGCTGGGTCTGCTCGAGCAGCTGTCGCGCCGGGTCGGCCGCGTCGGGGTGTTCCGCCCCGTGGTGCGTGCCGACGTCGCCGAGCACGCGGGCCGCGACTACGTCCTGGACCTGCTCGTCTCGCACGACGCGGTGACGCTGTCCTACGACGAGTGCGCCGGCGTCACCTACGACGAGGTGCACCGCGACCCCACCGCTGCGCTCGACCGGATCGTCGAGCGCTACCACCAGGTCGCCGACCGGTGCGACGCCGTCGTGGTCGTGGGCAGCGACTACACCGACGTCAGCGCGCCCACCGAGTTCTCCTTCAACGCCCGCATCGCCGCCAACCTCGGCGCGCCGGTGCTGCTCGTGCTCAACGGCTCGGGCCGCAGCCCCGCCGACCTGCGGGCGATGACGTCGATGGCCGTCGGCGAGCTCAAGGCCCAGCACGGCACGCTGTTCGCGGTGGTCGCCAACCGGGTCGACGAGGCGGCGGTGATCGAGGACGCGGAGGCGATCACGGTCCCCGGGGTGCTGGCCTACGCGCTGCCCGAGGAGCCGATCCTCAGCGCCCCGTCGGTCGCCGACCTGATGGCCGCCTGCGACGGCACCCTCGTCAGCGGGGACGCGTCCCTGCTCGCCCGGGAGGCCACCGGGTTCGTGGTGGCCGCGATGACGCTGCCGCACGTGCTGGACCGGTTGACCGAGGGCGCGGTCGTGATCACCCCGGGCGACCGGCCGGAGATCGTGCTGGGCGTGCTGACCGCGCACGTGTCGGCGACCTTCCCGCAGATCTCCGGCATCGTCCTGAACGGCGGCATCCCGCTCGCCCCGCAGGTGGTCCGGCTGCTCGAGGGCATCGGCGCCACCATGCCGATCGTGGCGACCGACCTCGGCACCCACGCCACGACGTCCGCGCTGAACGCCGTACGCGGCCGCCTGACCCGGGGCTCCGCCCGCAAGATCGCCACCGCCCAGGCGCTCTTCGACGCCTACGTCGACGGGGACGCCCTGCTCGACCGGCTCGAGGTGGCCCGCACCGACGCGGTGACGCCGCTGATGTTCGAGCACCAGCTGATCGACCGGGCGGTGTCCGACCGGCGCCACGTCGTGCTGCCCGAGGGCGAGGAGGAGCGGATCCTGCGGGCCGCCGACGTCCTGCTGCGCCGTGGGGTCGCGGACCTCACGCTGCTCGGCGACCCGCGCTCGATCTCGGCCAGGGCCGCCGGCCTCGGGGTGGACCTCGACGGCGCCCGGCTGGTCAGCCCGCACGACGAGGAGCTCGTGGAGCGGTTCGCGAAGGAGTACCACGCCCGCCGCCGGCACAAGGGCGTCGACCTCGACGAGGCCCGCGCGATCGTCACCGACGTGTCCTACTTCGGCACCCTGATGGTCGAGCTCGGCCTCGCCGACGGCATGGTGTCCGGCGCGGTGCACACCACGGCCCACACCATCCGCCCGGCCTTCGAGGTCGTGAAGACGCTGCCGGGGGTCTCGGTGGTCTCCTCGGTGTTCTTCATGTGCCTGGAGAACCAGGTGCTCGTCTACGGCGACTGCGCGGTCAACCCCGACCCCACCGCCGAGCAGCTCGCGGACATCGCGATCTCCTCGGCGGCGACCGCCGCGTCGTTCGGCGTCGAGCCGCGGGTGGCGATGCTGTCCTACTCCACCGGCTCCTCGGGCAGCGGCACCGACGTGGAGAAGGTGTCCGCGGCGACCGCGCTGGTCCGGCAGCGCGCGCCCGGCCTGCTCGTCGAGGGGCCGATCCAGTACGACGCCGCCATCGACGCCGCGGTGGCGCTCACCAAGCTGCCGGACTCGCCGGTCGCCGGCCGCGCGACGGTGTTCGTGTTCCCCGACCTGAACACCGGAAACAACACCTACAAGGCGGTGCAGCGCTCCGCCGGTGCCGTCGCGGTGGGCCCGGTGCTCCAGGGCCTGCGCAAGCCGGTCAACGACCTGTCCCGCGGCGCGACGGTGCGCGACATCGTGAACACCGTGGCGATCACCGCCATCCAGGCCCAGCTGGCCGCGCGTGGCTGA
- the recQ gene encoding DNA helicase RecQ produces MTSTAPSPLETLERVFGYSSFRGDQAAVIDTVVAGGDALVLMPTGAGKSLCYQVPALVREGTGVVISPLIALMQDQVDAMAALGVRAAFLNSTQAPEQRRAVESAYVAGELDLLYLAPERLSVPSTLQLLDRGRISLFAIDEAHCVASWGHDFRPDYLQLAVLGQRWPAVPRIALTATATAATAEEIAVRLQLTEARRFVASFDRPNIEYRIVPKDNPRAQLLELLRTEHPGDAGIVYCLSRKSVEQTATFLTKNGIAALPYHAGLPAEVRSSNQSRFLREPGLVMVGTIAFGMGIDHPSVRWVAHLDLPKSVEGYYQETGRAGRDGEPATAWLAYGLADVVQQRRMIETSDGDAAHRRRLGQHLDAMLALCETVECRRVQLLAYFGQDSSACGNCDTCTAPPQTWDGTVPAQKLLSAVVRLDQRRQRYGAGHVIDILLGNETPRVKQLDHTTLTVFGVGADLTEGEWRGVVRQLLAQRLLAVGTDGYGTLEVTAGSAEVLRGTRTVALRREAPRSPRSRPARRSKAADTVPLDGAGEERFERLRAWRSATAKEAGVPPYVVFHDATLRQIAAELPTSLDALAGVSGVGAGKLEKWGAAVLETVAG; encoded by the coding sequence ATGACCAGCACCGCCCCCAGCCCGCTCGAGACGCTCGAGAGGGTGTTCGGCTACTCCTCGTTCCGCGGCGACCAGGCCGCCGTCATCGACACCGTGGTGGCCGGCGGCGACGCGCTCGTGCTGATGCCCACCGGTGCCGGCAAGTCGCTGTGCTACCAGGTCCCGGCCCTTGTGCGCGAGGGCACCGGCGTGGTGATCTCGCCGCTCATCGCGCTGATGCAGGACCAGGTCGACGCGATGGCGGCGCTCGGCGTGCGCGCCGCGTTCCTGAACTCCACCCAGGCGCCCGAGCAGCGCCGCGCCGTCGAGAGCGCGTACGTCGCCGGCGAGCTCGACCTGCTCTACCTCGCGCCCGAGCGGCTCTCGGTGCCCTCGACGCTGCAGCTGCTCGACCGCGGTCGGATCTCGCTGTTCGCGATCGACGAGGCGCACTGCGTCGCCTCGTGGGGCCACGACTTCCGGCCCGACTACCTGCAGCTCGCGGTCCTCGGGCAGCGCTGGCCGGCCGTCCCGCGGATCGCCCTGACCGCGACCGCCACCGCGGCCACCGCCGAGGAGATCGCGGTCCGGCTCCAGCTGACCGAGGCCCGCCGCTTCGTCGCGAGCTTCGACCGGCCGAACATCGAGTACCGCATCGTCCCCAAGGACAACCCGCGTGCGCAGCTGCTCGAGCTGCTGCGCACCGAGCACCCCGGCGACGCGGGCATCGTCTACTGCCTGTCGCGCAAGTCGGTCGAGCAGACCGCCACCTTCCTGACCAAGAACGGCATCGCGGCGCTGCCCTACCACGCGGGCCTCCCGGCCGAGGTCCGGTCGAGCAACCAGTCCCGCTTCCTCCGCGAGCCCGGCCTGGTGATGGTCGGCACGATCGCGTTCGGGATGGGCATCGACCACCCCTCGGTGCGCTGGGTCGCCCACCTGGACCTGCCGAAGTCCGTCGAGGGCTACTACCAGGAGACCGGCCGGGCCGGCCGCGACGGCGAGCCGGCGACCGCCTGGCTGGCCTACGGGCTGGCCGACGTGGTCCAGCAGCGCCGGATGATCGAGACCTCCGACGGCGACGCCGCCCACCGCCGCCGGCTCGGCCAGCACCTCGACGCGATGCTGGCGCTGTGCGAGACCGTCGAGTGCCGGCGGGTGCAGCTGCTGGCGTACTTCGGCCAGGACTCGAGCGCGTGCGGCAACTGCGACACGTGCACGGCCCCGCCACAGACCTGGGACGGCACGGTGCCGGCCCAGAAGCTGCTGTCGGCCGTCGTACGCCTCGACCAGCGGCGCCAGCGGTACGGCGCCGGGCACGTCATCGACATCCTGCTGGGCAACGAGACCCCGCGGGTCAAGCAGCTCGACCACACGACGCTCACGGTGTTCGGGGTCGGCGCCGACCTGACCGAGGGCGAGTGGCGCGGGGTGGTCCGGCAGCTCCTCGCCCAACGGCTGCTCGCGGTCGGCACGGACGGCTACGGCACCCTGGAGGTCACCGCGGGGTCCGCCGAGGTGCTGCGCGGCACCCGGACGGTCGCGCTGCGCCGGGAGGCGCCCCGGTCGCCCCGGTCGCGCCCGGCCCGCAGGTCCAAGGCGGCGGACACGGTCCCGCTCGACGGCGCCGGCGAGGAGCGCTTCGAGCGGCTGCGCGCCTGGCGGTCCGCGACGGCGAAGGAGGCCGGCGTCCCGCCCTACGTGGTGTTCCACGACGCGACGCTGCGGCAGATCGCGGCGGAGCTCCCGACGAGCTTGGACGCGCTGGCCGGCGTCTCGGGCGTCGGGGCCGGCAAGCTCGAGAAGTGGGGCGCGGCCGTGCTGGAGACCGTCGCGGGCTGA
- a CDS encoding zinc-binding dehydrogenase, whose translation MVDAVGPLVTRVRVGDRVTVPFVCGCGRCSYCLAGDAQVCPQQTQPGFTGPGSFAELVAVRAADLNVVPLPDALDLVTAASLGCRFATAYRALVTHGRVAPGDWVAVHGCGGVGLSAVMLAAALGARVVAVDVSPAALALATDLGASATVDGTGDVAAEIAALTDGGAHVSLDAVGSPGTAVASVRCLRPRGRHVQVGLLLGPDATPPLPMDRVVSRELEIHGSHGMPARDYPALLALVASGAVRPERLVSRVIGLDEAGAALAALSDPPTSAGMTVVRL comes from the coding sequence GTGGTCGACGCCGTCGGTCCGCTGGTCACCCGGGTCCGGGTCGGCGACCGGGTCACGGTGCCGTTCGTCTGCGGCTGCGGCCGCTGCTCCTACTGCCTGGCCGGGGACGCGCAGGTGTGCCCGCAGCAGACCCAGCCGGGCTTCACCGGTCCGGGCTCGTTCGCCGAGCTCGTCGCGGTCCGTGCCGCCGACCTGAACGTCGTGCCCCTGCCGGACGCGCTGGACCTGGTCACCGCCGCGTCCCTCGGCTGCCGGTTCGCGACCGCCTACCGCGCCCTGGTCACGCACGGACGCGTCGCGCCCGGCGACTGGGTCGCGGTGCACGGCTGCGGAGGCGTCGGGCTGTCCGCGGTGATGCTGGCGGCCGCCCTCGGCGCCCGGGTCGTCGCCGTCGACGTCTCCCCCGCCGCGCTGGCGCTGGCCACCGACCTGGGCGCGAGCGCCACCGTCGACGGCACCGGTGACGTCGCGGCGGAGATCGCCGCCCTCACGGACGGCGGCGCGCACGTCTCGCTGGACGCGGTGGGCTCGCCGGGGACCGCCGTCGCCTCCGTGCGGTGCCTGCGCCCGCGCGGCCGGCACGTCCAGGTCGGGCTGCTGCTCGGCCCGGACGCGACGCCACCGCTGCCGATGGACCGGGTGGTCTCCCGCGAGCTCGAGATCCACGGCTCCCACGGCATGCCGGCCCGCGACTACCCGGCGCTCCTGGCGCTGGTGGCCTCCGGTGCGGTGCGGCCGGAGCGGCTGGTGTCCCGGGTGATCGGCCTCGACGAGGCGGGCGCCGCGCTGGCCGCGCTCAGCGACCCGCCCACCTCCGCCGGGATGACCGTCGTCCGGCTCTGA
- a CDS encoding FAD:protein FMN transferase, whose translation MVSTGSTSRVVPRAGRLTGCAQTYRADWFVSRLDRGEVILADGPPEVAEVLALGELAEEQSGGADRAAAHLAALAGTDFCLSAGGDLVCRTLDPASDPWRIGIEDPHDPSRLVATVPVRTGAGATSGTAHRGEHLVDGRTGLPRRATAAYARGPDAARWLGTRAGRTGVVVWSDGSTALVG comes from the coding sequence GTGGTCTCGACAGGCTCGACCAGCCGGGTCGTCCCGCGGGCCGGGAGGCTCACAGGCTGCGCACAGACCTACCGCGCCGACTGGTTCGTGTCCCGGCTCGACCGCGGCGAGGTGATCCTCGCGGACGGGCCGCCCGAGGTGGCCGAGGTGCTCGCGCTCGGCGAGCTCGCCGAGGAGCAGTCGGGCGGCGCCGACCGGGCCGCCGCGCACCTGGCCGCGCTGGCGGGCACGGACTTCTGCCTGTCGGCCGGCGGGGACCTGGTCTGCCGCACCCTCGACCCGGCCTCCGACCCGTGGCGGATCGGCATCGAGGACCCGCACGACCCGTCCCGGCTGGTCGCCACGGTGCCGGTGCGCACCGGCGCGGGCGCCACCTCGGGGACCGCGCACCGCGGCGAGCACCTCGTGGACGGCCGCACCGGCCTCCCCCGCAGGGCGACCGCGGCCTACGCCCGGGGGCCGGACGCGGCGCGCTGGCTGGGCACCCGCGCGGGACGCACCGGCGTCGTCGTGTGGTCGGACGGCTCCACGGCGCTGGTCGGCTAG
- a CDS encoding DUF2237 family protein, producing the protein MTERNVLGGELEPCGTDPMTGFYRDGSCACGPEDVGVHAVCAVMTTEFLEHQTSVGNDLATPRPEWRFPGLRPGDRWCVVAARWRQAYEAGAGAPVVLASTNERALEVVPLEWLREHAVDVPADPGSLAGD; encoded by the coding sequence ATGACCGAGCGCAACGTGCTGGGCGGGGAGCTCGAGCCCTGCGGCACCGACCCGATGACCGGCTTCTACCGCGACGGCTCGTGCGCCTGCGGGCCCGAGGACGTCGGCGTGCACGCGGTGTGCGCGGTGATGACCACCGAGTTCCTGGAGCACCAGACCTCGGTGGGCAACGACCTCGCGACCCCGCGGCCGGAGTGGCGGTTCCCGGGGCTGCGGCCGGGCGACCGGTGGTGCGTGGTGGCCGCCCGGTGGCGCCAGGCCTACGAGGCCGGTGCGGGGGCGCCGGTGGTGCTCGCGTCCACCAACGAGCGCGCGCTCGAGGTGGTCCCCCTGGAGTGGCTGCGCGAGCACGCGGTCGACGTACCGGCGGACCCGGGGTCGCTCGCCGGGGACTAG